From the genome of Deinococcus sp. JMULE3, one region includes:
- a CDS encoding Ig-like domain-containing protein has protein sequence MRLPVPVVASVLTLLISCGGSGPPPSVTLVTPVNDAVVSGTAALQATLDEGVTGEVRLYARRRDGQEDGQFIGSANNRPYLVRWNTTAFPNGSDLEVYARAIVDGSEGRSAPVRVTIQNASAPQLRYMVGYNVPASFTAQSLTSGPRGLIDPLKVRGPDATQAVAGHANRKVGSVGAQAAGQRSFWAEWGWTAVPGAYGYRVLMADRSLAGPYSVVKSPLPSNGAVTEKHSMPLPDGAVAGKVYGVVRSVSSAQVESALSNAGTAVLMDAQQVASPVDGQVVQDGRPILTWNALQGASGYFYSVCDRPCTDPLAREIWGNTDRQGQAITPISELSAVYPADQEPLVAGTYYWWIAAVRLEGGRPVSLSYSELRRLVVP, from the coding sequence ATGCGCCTGCCAGTTCCTGTCGTTGCTTCGGTTCTCACGCTTCTCATTTCATGCGGGGGAAGCGGTCCGCCCCCATCCGTGACACTGGTTACGCCCGTGAATGACGCGGTGGTCAGTGGCACGGCAGCCCTCCAGGCGACGCTGGACGAGGGAGTGACGGGTGAGGTTCGCCTGTACGCCCGCCGCCGCGACGGGCAGGAGGACGGGCAGTTCATCGGGAGTGCCAATAACCGCCCGTACCTGGTGCGGTGGAACACCACGGCCTTCCCGAACGGCAGTGACCTGGAGGTCTATGCCAGGGCCATCGTGGACGGCTCGGAGGGACGCAGTGCGCCGGTGCGGGTCACGATTCAGAATGCCAGCGCGCCGCAACTGCGGTACATGGTGGGGTACAACGTTCCGGCGTCGTTTACGGCGCAGTCACTGACGTCAGGTCCGCGCGGTCTGATCGATCCGTTGAAGGTCCGCGGTCCAGACGCCACGCAGGCCGTGGCGGGCCACGCGAACCGGAAGGTGGGCAGTGTGGGCGCCCAGGCGGCGGGTCAACGGAGTTTCTGGGCGGAATGGGGGTGGACAGCGGTGCCCGGCGCGTACGGGTACCGCGTGTTGATGGCAGACCGGAGCCTAGCGGGACCGTACTCGGTCGTGAAGAGTCCGCTGCCGTCCAATGGGGCGGTGACGGAAAAGCATTCGATGCCGTTGCCGGATGGGGCAGTGGCGGGGAAGGTCTACGGCGTGGTCCGCAGCGTGTCCTCGGCACAGGTGGAGTCCGCGCTGTCGAATGCGGGGACGGCGGTGCTGATGGACGCCCAGCAGGTGGCGAGCCCGGTCGACGGTCAGGTGGTGCAGGATGGCCGGCCGATCCTGACCTGGAATGCACTTCAGGGTGCCAGTGGGTACTTCTACTCGGTGTGTGACCGTCCGTGTACCGATCCGCTGGCCAGGGAAATCTGGGGCAACACCGACAGACAGGGTCAGGCCATTACGCCCATCAGTGAGCTCAGTGCCGTGTACCCGGCGGATCAGGAACCGCTGGTGGCGGGCACCTACTACTGGTGGATCGCGGCGGTGCGTCTCGAGGGTGGCCGCCCAGTCAGTCTGAGTTACAGCGAACTTCGCCGTCTGGTGGTGCCGTGA
- a CDS encoding VanZ family protein: protein MSVRRARPLWWVPSLAIMGVIWWLSSAPQTPGPSLEHPKDWIAHFVAYLSLALCLGRATRRRGLALVLAAWFGALDEVHQSFVPPREAGVQDWLFDVAGAYLGVRLAVRRSAARAPEAQGVVHPA, encoded by the coding sequence TTGAGCGTCCGCCGGGCGAGGCCACTGTGGTGGGTGCCGTCCCTGGCGATCATGGGGGTGATCTGGTGGCTGAGCAGCGCGCCGCAGACGCCGGGTCCGTCCCTGGAGCACCCGAAGGACTGGATCGCGCATTTCGTGGCGTACCTGTCGCTGGCGCTGTGTCTGGGCCGCGCGACGAGGCGGCGGGGGCTGGCACTGGTGCTCGCGGCGTGGTTCGGCGCGCTGGACGAGGTGCACCAGTCGTTCGTCCCGCCGCGTGAGGCGGGGGTGCAGGACTGGCTGTTCGACGTGGCGGGCGCGTATCTGGGCGTGCGGCTCGCGGTGCGCAGGTCCGCCGCGCGGGCGCCTGAGGCGCAGGGTGTGGTTCATCCGGCCTGA
- a CDS encoding S8 family serine peptidase, whose product MRGRLSAALLLSGLLIGCGDDSAPRSDTFYLTAALPSPALPGQEVVLYGQLPSGVRAVTLKGGDESVTLPAEKQPDGLRVTLPDDLKADTWQVAVADVPDQAVTLEVLPVLTDVRLQNGVLLASGKGWGRHPESAVVEVNGQSVVPAVTGSTLTVKLPATQDASGDESYGVFTVRLIVGERASDVVILQKAAVTVRGSLVQPMTSAQRQGTFTTQSVAASPSRRLLTPVGVAVPTAGLVDRSTVLDRQVVTYTTAAAAAAALENLRRQGVKVTFDQVIQVGDQGVRRTVGSSSVPAFKQWFWPKLGVQSAWTRTRGAGVTVAVVDTGVSLDHPEFRGRLLPGWDFVDGDASPQDQSGHGTHVAGLISASGQVTGAAPEARLLPVRVIGPGGGTVSDLVRGLLWAADLDLERPNPNPAQVINLSLGTPEYSALLVEAIQRVLEAGVIVIAATGNDGGQPYSPANIPGVVAVTSVNGPVTTYQPGYANRGPGTRIAAYGGDMSADQDRDGQPDGIISTDIDPAGQPSYALRNGTSMAAPQVSGVAALLLADGVPPQAVKRLLEGQATDLGVEGMDPHTGWGLLNAQAVSADTGVYVQARTAAGQIITTVRATGGTFELHSLPPAQPITLVAGTDRNNNGVLGEAGELLSALTTLTPSQVTSALRVPLEPADGRTTFVLSH is encoded by the coding sequence GTGAGGGGCCGCCTGTCAGCGGCGTTGCTGCTTTCGGGTCTGTTGATCGGGTGTGGCGACGATTCGGCACCGCGGTCGGACACCTTTTACCTCACGGCGGCGCTGCCCAGTCCTGCGCTGCCCGGGCAGGAGGTGGTTCTGTACGGTCAATTGCCGTCGGGTGTGCGTGCTGTCACGTTGAAGGGCGGGGATGAGTCGGTCACGCTGCCCGCCGAGAAGCAGCCGGATGGTTTACGCGTCACCCTGCCGGACGATCTGAAGGCGGATACGTGGCAGGTGGCCGTGGCAGACGTCCCTGATCAGGCGGTGACACTGGAGGTGTTGCCGGTTCTGACGGACGTGCGGCTGCAGAACGGTGTGTTGCTGGCGTCGGGGAAGGGGTGGGGGCGTCACCCGGAATCGGCGGTGGTGGAGGTGAACGGTCAGTCGGTGGTTCCGGCCGTGACCGGTTCGACCCTGACGGTGAAACTCCCGGCGACCCAGGATGCATCTGGGGATGAATCGTATGGAGTGTTCACCGTTCGCCTGATTGTCGGCGAGCGTGCCAGTGACGTGGTGATACTCCAGAAGGCTGCCGTGACCGTCCGGGGATCACTGGTTCAGCCGATGACCTCTGCTCAGCGTCAGGGGACGTTCACGACACAATCGGTGGCGGCCAGCCCATCCCGGCGTCTGCTGACTCCGGTCGGAGTGGCCGTGCCGACTGCTGGACTGGTTGATCGGTCAACAGTGCTTGACCGTCAGGTGGTGACCTACACCACTGCGGCCGCAGCGGCCGCCGCACTTGAAAACCTCCGTCGGCAGGGGGTCAAGGTGACGTTCGATCAGGTGATTCAGGTTGGGGATCAGGGAGTTCGTCGAACGGTCGGTTCGTCGAGTGTGCCTGCGTTCAAGCAGTGGTTCTGGCCGAAACTCGGTGTGCAGTCCGCCTGGACAAGGACCCGGGGCGCCGGGGTGACGGTGGCGGTCGTGGATACTGGCGTGTCCCTGGATCACCCGGAGTTCAGGGGGCGTCTGCTCCCCGGCTGGGATTTCGTGGATGGTGATGCCAGTCCTCAGGATCAGAGTGGTCACGGGACGCACGTGGCGGGGTTGATATCGGCCAGTGGTCAGGTGACGGGCGCGGCTCCCGAGGCGAGGCTGCTGCCGGTCCGGGTGATCGGGCCGGGCGGCGGGACAGTCAGTGACCTGGTGCGGGGTCTGCTGTGGGCAGCCGACCTGGATCTGGAGCGCCCCAACCCCAACCCTGCTCAGGTGATCAACCTCTCGCTCGGGACCCCGGAATACAGCGCGCTGCTCGTGGAGGCCATCCAGCGCGTACTGGAGGCTGGCGTGATCGTGATCGCGGCGACGGGAAACGACGGTGGTCAGCCGTACTCCCCGGCGAACATTCCTGGCGTTGTTGCGGTGACCAGTGTCAATGGACCGGTCACCACCTACCAGCCGGGGTATGCCAATCGCGGCCCAGGCACGCGAATTGCTGCGTACGGTGGGGACATGAGTGCTGACCAGGACCGAGATGGTCAGCCGGACGGCATTATCTCGACTGACATAGATCCGGCTGGTCAACCCTCGTACGCTCTGCGCAACGGCACGAGTATGGCCGCACCCCAGGTGTCAGGTGTGGCGGCCCTGCTCCTGGCAGATGGTGTTCCTCCCCAGGCTGTGAAGCGTCTGCTGGAAGGCCAGGCGACGGATCTGGGCGTCGAGGGGATGGACCCGCACACCGGGTGGGGACTGCTGAACGCGCAGGCGGTCAGTGCCGACACGGGCGTGTATGTGCAAGCCAGGACCGCCGCTGGTCAGATCATCACGACGGTCAGGGCGACCGGTGGGACGTTTGAACTCCACAGTCTCCCACCGGCACAGCCCATCACGCTCGTGGCGGGAACTGACCGCAACAACAATGGTGTTCTCGGGGAAGCGGGGGAGCTGCTCAGTGCGCTGACCACGTTGACCCCGTCTCAGGTGACCAGCGCCCTCCGTGTGCCGCTGGAACCGGCTGATGGAAGGACCACCTTCGTTCTCTCTCATTGA
- a CDS encoding VOC family protein, which yields MTVLLLDHVAIATPDLEAGSAPYVALGLHPEGPDEVVEGQGVRVRAFQVGETLIELLMPTREDSPIAGFLARKGPGLHHTAYRVADLDAEMARLRAEGARFLSDSPAPGRARSRVAFLHPKWGEGTLIELVEHAPGGHA from the coding sequence ATGACTGTGTTGCTGCTGGATCACGTGGCGATCGCGACTCCTGATCTGGAGGCGGGTTCCGCGCCGTACGTGGCGCTGGGCCTGCACCCGGAGGGGCCGGATGAGGTGGTGGAGGGTCAGGGTGTGCGCGTCCGGGCGTTCCAGGTGGGGGAGACCCTGATCGAGTTGCTGATGCCCACGCGGGAGGACAGTCCGATCGCGGGGTTCCTGGCGCGCAAGGGGCCGGGGCTGCATCACACGGCGTACCGCGTGGCGGACCTGGACGCCGAGATGGCGCGCTTACGGGCGGAGGGCGCGCGGTTCCTGAGTGACTCGCCTGCGCCGGGTCGGGCGAGGTCGCGCGTGGCGTTCCTGCACCCGAAGTGGGGCGAGGGGACCCTGATCGAACTGGTCGAGCACGCGCCGGGCGGGCACGCTTGA
- a CDS encoding MoxR family ATPase, with protein MTAPTLPPAQATHVAALHAALTQLDGVILGKGPQIRLAVACLLARGHLLIEDQPGVGKTTLAQALARTCGLHFRRVQFTADLLPADLTGVSVWDAPSSAFRFVEGPVFSELLLADEINRATPRTQGALLEAMEERQVSEGGVTRPLPEPFFVIATQNPAAFVGTSPLPEAQLDRFLMTVTLGYPDVRAERQLLETGGRSLSVRDLPAVLNAGTLIAMQAEVDAVHAAGPLLDYLQLLARATRDHPALSAGLSPRGLLALLAGARAWAYLHGRAMVLPEDVQAVFGPLVGHRLTVRAGADVRDVTARLLRDTPIP; from the coding sequence ATGACCGCACCGACCCTCCCGCCCGCGCAGGCCACGCACGTGGCGGCGCTGCACGCGGCCCTCACGCAACTGGACGGGGTGATCCTCGGGAAGGGTCCGCAGATCCGGCTGGCCGTCGCGTGCCTGCTGGCGCGCGGGCACCTGCTCATCGAGGACCAGCCGGGCGTGGGCAAGACCACGCTGGCGCAGGCCCTGGCGCGCACCTGCGGCCTGCACTTCCGCCGCGTGCAGTTCACGGCGGACCTGCTGCCCGCCGACCTGACCGGCGTGAGCGTCTGGGACGCGCCCAGCAGCGCGTTCCGCTTCGTGGAGGGGCCGGTGTTCAGCGAGCTGCTCCTCGCGGACGAGATCAACCGCGCCACGCCCCGCACGCAGGGCGCGCTGCTGGAAGCCATGGAGGAACGGCAGGTCTCCGAGGGGGGCGTGACCCGGCCCCTCCCGGAGCCGTTCTTCGTGATCGCCACGCAGAACCCGGCGGCGTTCGTGGGCACCAGCCCGCTGCCCGAAGCGCAACTGGACCGCTTCCTGATGACCGTCACGCTGGGCTACCCGGACGTCCGCGCCGAACGGCAACTGCTGGAAACCGGGGGGCGCAGCCTGTCGGTGCGGGACCTGCCGGCCGTGCTGAACGCCGGGACGCTGATCGCCATGCAGGCCGAGGTGGACGCCGTGCACGCGGCGGGCCCGCTGCTGGATTACCTGCAGCTGCTGGCCCGCGCGACCCGTGACCACCCGGCGCTGAGTGCCGGGCTCAGTCCGCGTGGACTGCTGGCGCTGCTGGCGGGCGCGCGGGCGTGGGCGTACCTGCACGGGCGCGCGATGGTCCTGCCCGAGGACGTCCAGGCGGTGTTCGGACCGCTGGTCGGGCACCGCCTGACCGTGCGCGCCGGGGCGGACGTGCGCGACGTGACCGCGCGCCTGCTGCGCGACACCCCGATCCCCTGA
- a CDS encoding PaaI family thioesterase: MTQAATLPAFAVAAVKKALHDIPMNATVGVQITDVGVGWATGEAPDTAPFRNHLGTIHAGVQFLLAEAVSGAAFAGAFAAQLVGAVPLIEKLETHYVNRAVGDLTARAEAADPAQIAAAHAEFAADGRARLIINVTVQDGEGKDVMRAVAHWYLRARPQAK, translated from the coding sequence ATGACCCAAGCTGCCACCCTGCCCGCTTTCGCCGTCGCCGCCGTCAAAAAGGCCCTGCACGACATTCCCATGAACGCCACCGTCGGCGTGCAGATCACGGACGTGGGCGTGGGCTGGGCGACCGGGGAGGCGCCGGATACCGCGCCGTTCCGCAACCACCTGGGGACCATTCACGCGGGCGTGCAGTTCCTGCTGGCCGAAGCCGTGAGTGGCGCGGCGTTCGCGGGGGCGTTCGCGGCGCAGCTGGTGGGCGCGGTGCCGCTGATCGAGAAGCTGGAGACGCATTACGTGAACCGCGCCGTGGGTGACCTGACCGCGCGGGCCGAGGCGGCGGACCCGGCGCAGATTGCGGCGGCCCACGCGGAGTTCGCGGCGGACGGCCGCGCACGACTGATCATCAACGTGACCGTGCAGGACGGCGAAGGGAAGGACGTGATGCGCGCCGTCGCCCACTGGTACCTCCGTGCCCGCCCCCAGGCGAAGTGA
- a CDS encoding pyroglutamyl-peptidase I → MPTLLLTGFEPFHTHHVNPSFLAAQALHGRTLGGYVIEGALLPVEPGAARERLDALLDWLTPDAVLLTGLASGRPQVTLERVAVNVMDYRIPDNAGRQYHDVPVIPDAPAAYLSTLPLRATLRAWRDAGIPGGISDTAGTFVCNTVMFHALHALHAAGREDVPCGFLHLPANAEVALAEPKPVPYLPQEELTRAVEVAARASIQ, encoded by the coding sequence ATGCCCACCCTGCTGCTGACCGGCTTCGAGCCTTTCCACACGCATCACGTGAACCCCAGTTTCCTGGCGGCGCAGGCCCTGCACGGCCGCACGCTGGGCGGGTACGTGATCGAGGGCGCGCTGCTGCCCGTGGAACCGGGCGCAGCGCGTGAGCGGCTGGACGCCCTGCTGGACTGGCTGACGCCGGACGCGGTCCTGCTGACCGGACTGGCGAGCGGGCGGCCGCAGGTGACGCTGGAGCGGGTCGCGGTGAACGTCATGGACTACCGCATCCCGGACAACGCCGGGCGTCAGTACCACGACGTGCCGGTGATCCCGGACGCCCCGGCGGCGTACCTGAGCACCCTGCCGCTGCGGGCCACGCTGCGCGCGTGGCGGGACGCGGGCATTCCAGGCGGGATCAGCGACACGGCGGGGACGTTCGTGTGCAACACGGTGATGTTCCACGCCCTGCACGCCCTGCACGCGGCGGGCCGCGAGGACGTGCCGTGCGGGTTCCTGCACCTGCCCGCGAACGCGGAGGTGGCGCTGGCGGAACCGAAGCCAGTGCCGTACCTGCCGCAGGAGGAACTCACGCGCGCGGTCGAGGTGGCCGCCCGCGCCTCCATCCAGTAA
- a CDS encoding type II secretion system protein GspD: protein MNWTRVVALSTLLALSTPAVGSAAQIPVTVLKAGDTYVIQSTEQIRYQTDPLTRRLILLDAVLASGASLPEGLVWTREQGTVQFVIPDGTTFALSPDGRSLLLTPPSQRTVAPINVDERTPIIYPLSYAEPNMTAGLLQSIYPGTRVVVDSRQRSLIVIANPADRNVILAVLKQLDASRPQVQFEAEILEVNRDTTDSLGLQYDSIFTFKLNEGEGMSLKKIGTIGRNPLSLSVSLNMLKTSGAARVLARPRITTIDGLEARINSTQTTPVVTSNSSGGTSVQSITTGITLRMSPKVAPDGTVETNLTISVSVPTGTTSQGVPQFSTREASTTVRVGNGEPIAIGGLMEDRTVSADQKIPLLGDIPLLGKLFTTTRTDTRRSDLIIVVTPRLVLSPNEPLPMLAPTAEPATP from the coding sequence ATGAACTGGACGCGCGTCGTGGCGCTGTCTACCCTGCTGGCCCTGTCTACTCCCGCTGTGGGGTCCGCTGCTCAGATTCCGGTCACGGTTCTCAAGGCCGGTGATACTTACGTCATTCAATCGACCGAGCAGATTCGCTACCAGACTGATCCTTTGACGAGAAGATTGATCCTGCTGGACGCGGTCCTTGCAAGTGGGGCCAGTCTGCCGGAGGGACTCGTCTGGACCAGGGAACAGGGGACGGTGCAGTTCGTCATCCCGGATGGGACGACCTTCGCCCTGAGTCCCGATGGGCGCAGTCTGTTGCTGACCCCACCGAGTCAGAGGACGGTCGCTCCGATCAACGTGGACGAGCGAACACCGATTATCTACCCACTCAGTTATGCCGAGCCGAATATGACGGCGGGACTGCTCCAGAGCATTTACCCTGGCACCCGGGTTGTGGTGGACAGCCGGCAGCGGAGCCTGATTGTCATTGCCAATCCAGCGGACAGGAACGTCATCCTGGCTGTGCTGAAACAACTGGATGCAAGTCGTCCGCAGGTGCAGTTTGAAGCGGAGATTCTGGAAGTCAACCGGGACACGACCGACAGCCTCGGTTTGCAGTACGACAGTATTTTTACTTTCAAATTGAATGAGGGTGAAGGTATGTCACTCAAGAAGATCGGCACGATCGGTCGTAATCCGCTGAGTCTGAGCGTGAGTTTGAACATGCTCAAGACGAGCGGCGCCGCGCGTGTCCTTGCGCGACCCCGCATCACCACGATTGATGGACTCGAAGCGCGGATCAATTCGACCCAGACCACGCCTGTGGTGACGTCGAATTCCAGTGGTGGTACCAGCGTGCAGAGCATCACGACCGGGATCACCTTGAGAATGTCTCCGAAGGTCGCACCGGACGGCACGGTCGAGACCAACCTGACCATCAGTGTGAGTGTGCCGACGGGCACCACCAGTCAGGGTGTGCCGCAGTTCAGCACTCGTGAAGCCTCCACGACAGTGAGAGTCGGAAACGGCGAACCGATTGCGATCGGTGGTCTGATGGAAGATCGTACGGTGTCGGCCGATCAGAAAATTCCGTTACTGGGCGATATTCCCTTACTTGGCAAGCTGTTCACGACGACCCGTACGGATACGCGCCGCAGTGATCTGATCATCGTGGTCACGCCGCGCCTGGTACTCAGCCCCAACGAGCCCTTGCCCATGCTCGCTCCGACCGCTGAACCTGCAACCCCCTGA
- a CDS encoding transglutaminaseTgpA domain-containing protein, with the protein MTGPEQRTGAGPLRAWPTGFGAAFLAVIVLTLIGCVNYALSLGYGLTFLLGGVWVLAAGQALRAARDLTVGVQARGPVPAGSVLPVRVAAQGGRGGVLRASLHASGAQVQGSVTLEEAAGTLGLLLPTAARGPLDVRVTLRALDRLGLWQVRLPDPEPLTVLIHPLPEVGAPPPPVRSVPGSGEGVGRAKGDEEFAGLRPYQTGDSPRQVSWRHVARTGQLLTRETDAAQGSARRLDWQDAPGDPDARAARLAAWVDALHARADAYALHLPGEVIPPGSGEGHRQAALSALALAEVTPPVTATRVTPPDPLPGAALTWTLLALAVTLAPGALRQPWWLTALIAALLGHSLLRARREGIRPLPTWLLALLAVAGGAALNATYGTLLGRDAGTAFLAMLAALKTAESHARRDQAVLTLLGLFVTSTGFFFSQGPLTALYAVLSAAILLTAATTRLGGVPPLTRAALGQRLTRTARLFALTTPLTLALFVLVPRPDGPLWQLPVQDRSMTGLGSELSAGSVTNLARNPAVAFRADFQGAVPAPADRYWRGPVMEAFDGVKWQQVRGSLTPPSIEATGAALTYDLTLEPSGTPWLLALETVVRVPQGAFITSGLQAFTPRPVATRRRVTLVSQSALVGRQENEDRLQFTTLLPRGQNPRTLALAQPWQALPPAERVQAALDHLRAGGFTYTLSPPLLPEQDRTDAFLFGSRQGFCEHYASAFAVLMRAAGLSARVVTGYLGGELNPDGNYLIVRQQDAHAWTEVWLPGQGWVRVDPTAVIAPARLNADLRTALTQPAASAALPRTGLDRLRLRLDAWQNRWNTVVVEYDGQRQTALLTRLGITGGEGVLWWLLLPALALTLLPAYAWTRRAARPADPAQRLWTELLRAVGAPQHPGETPGAYAQRQTAAHPHLQGALDAATRAYQQARYAPGPPDAALRDLRAAARQIRGMRHRARR; encoded by the coding sequence ATGACCGGACCGGAGCAGCGGACCGGGGCGGGGCCCCTGCGCGCGTGGCCGACGGGCTTCGGCGCGGCGTTCCTGGCGGTGATCGTCCTGACGCTGATCGGCTGCGTGAACTACGCCCTGAGCCTCGGGTACGGCCTGACGTTCCTGCTGGGCGGCGTGTGGGTGCTCGCGGCGGGGCAGGCGCTGCGCGCGGCGCGGGACCTGACGGTCGGGGTGCAGGCGCGCGGCCCGGTGCCCGCCGGGTCGGTCCTGCCCGTGCGGGTGGCGGCGCAGGGGGGGCGCGGCGGCGTGCTGCGGGCCTCCCTGCACGCGTCCGGCGCGCAGGTGCAGGGCAGCGTCACGCTGGAGGAGGCTGCGGGGACCCTCGGCCTGCTGCTCCCGACCGCGGCGCGCGGCCCGCTGGACGTGCGCGTCACGCTGCGCGCCCTGGACCGCCTGGGCCTGTGGCAGGTGCGCCTGCCCGACCCGGAACCGCTGACGGTCCTGATTCACCCCCTTCCGGAAGTCGGCGCGCCGCCCCCGCCCGTCCGCAGCGTGCCGGGCAGTGGCGAGGGCGTGGGCCGCGCGAAGGGCGACGAGGAGTTCGCGGGCCTGCGCCCCTACCAGACCGGAGACTCGCCCCGGCAGGTGTCGTGGCGGCACGTCGCGCGGACCGGGCAGCTCCTGACCCGCGAGACGGACGCCGCGCAGGGCAGCGCCCGGCGCCTGGACTGGCAGGACGCCCCCGGCGACCCGGACGCCCGCGCCGCGCGACTGGCCGCCTGGGTGGACGCCCTGCACGCCCGCGCGGACGCGTACGCCCTGCACCTCCCCGGCGAGGTCATTCCGCCCGGCAGCGGCGAGGGGCACCGGCAGGCGGCCCTGAGCGCCCTGGCCCTCGCGGAGGTCACGCCGCCGGTCACGGCCACGCGGGTCACGCCGCCCGATCCGCTGCCCGGCGCGGCCCTGACGTGGACCCTGCTGGCCCTGGCGGTCACCCTCGCACCGGGGGCGCTGCGCCAGCCGTGGTGGCTGACGGCGCTGATCGCCGCGCTGCTGGGCCACTCGCTGCTGCGCGCCCGCCGCGAGGGCATCCGGCCCCTGCCGACCTGGCTGCTGGCGCTGCTGGCCGTCGCGGGCGGCGCGGCGCTGAACGCCACGTACGGCACGCTGCTGGGCCGCGACGCAGGCACCGCGTTCCTGGCGATGCTGGCCGCCCTGAAAACCGCCGAGAGTCACGCGCGGCGCGACCAGGCGGTCCTGACCCTGCTGGGCCTGTTCGTGACGAGCACCGGCTTCTTCTTCAGCCAGGGACCACTGACCGCCCTGTACGCCGTCCTGAGCGCCGCGATCCTCCTGACCGCCGCCACCACCCGCCTGGGGGGCGTGCCGCCCCTGACCCGCGCCGCACTGGGGCAGCGACTGACCCGCACCGCGCGCCTGTTCGCCCTGACGACCCCGCTGACGCTGGCGCTGTTCGTGCTCGTGCCGCGACCCGACGGTCCGCTGTGGCAGCTGCCCGTGCAGGACCGCAGCATGACGGGCCTGGGCAGCGAACTGAGCGCCGGGTCCGTCACGAACCTCGCGCGGAACCCGGCGGTGGCGTTCCGCGCGGACTTCCAGGGAGCCGTGCCCGCCCCGGCGGACCGCTACTGGCGCGGCCCGGTCATGGAGGCGTTCGACGGCGTGAAGTGGCAGCAGGTGCGCGGCAGCCTCACCCCGCCCAGCATCGAGGCGACCGGCGCGGCCCTCACGTACGACCTCACGCTGGAACCCAGCGGCACGCCGTGGCTGCTGGCGCTGGAAACGGTCGTGCGCGTCCCGCAGGGGGCGTTCATCACCAGCGGCCTGCAGGCGTTCACGCCCCGCCCTGTCGCCACGCGCCGCCGCGTGACCCTGGTCAGCCAGAGCGCGCTGGTGGGCCGCCAGGAGAACGAGGACCGCCTGCAGTTCACCACGCTGCTCCCGCGTGGGCAGAATCCCCGCACGCTGGCCCTGGCGCAGCCCTGGCAGGCCCTGCCGCCCGCCGAGCGCGTGCAGGCCGCCCTGGACCACCTGCGCGCAGGGGGCTTCACGTACACCCTGAGCCCCCCGCTGCTGCCAGAGCAGGACCGCACCGACGCGTTCCTGTTCGGCAGCCGCCAGGGTTTCTGCGAACACTACGCCAGCGCCTTCGCCGTCCTGATGCGCGCCGCAGGACTGAGTGCGCGCGTCGTCACCGGGTACCTGGGCGGCGAACTGAACCCCGACGGGAACTACCTGATCGTCCGCCAGCAGGACGCCCACGCCTGGACCGAGGTCTGGCTGCCCGGCCAGGGCTGGGTGCGCGTGGACCCGACTGCCGTGATCGCCCCCGCCCGCCTGAACGCCGACCTGCGCACCGCGCTGACGCAACCTGCCGCGAGCGCCGCGCTGCCCCGGACCGGCCTGGACCGCCTGCGCCTGCGCCTGGACGCGTGGCAGAACCGCTGGAACACCGTCGTCGTCGAGTACGACGGCCAGCGGCAGACGGCCCTTCTGACCCGCCTGGGCATCACGGGCGGCGAGGGGGTCCTGTGGTGGCTGCTGCTGCCCGCACTGGCCCTGACCCTGCTGCCCGCCTACGCCTGGACGCGCCGCGCCGCCCGGCCTGCCGACCCCGCCCAGCGCCTCTGGACAGAGCTGCTCCGCGCCGTCGGCGCCCCGCAGCACCCCGGCGAGACGCCCGGCGCGTACGCGCAGCGGCAGACCGCCGCACACCCCCACCTGCAGGGCGCACTGGACGCCGCGACCCGTGCGTACCAGCAGGCCCGCTACGCGCCCGGTCCGCCCGACGCCGCCCTGCGCGACCTGCGCGCCGCCGCGCGGCAGATCAGGGGCATGCGTCACCGCGCGCGCCGCTGA